TGGTATACACGCCGTTGAACGTGCGATAAACGGCTTCGGCGTCTTTCTCGACCGTGAATTTCCTGTAGTTCATACCCATCAGTTCTTCGTGGGCGTATCCCCAGATGTTACAGATGGAATCACTGAAAAAGGTCAGATTACCGGCCAGGTCCACCTCATAATATCCATCCTCGATGCCCTCGATAATGACGCGGTATTTTTCTTCCGATTCCCTCAGAGCCTCTTCAAGGTCTCTGACCTTTTGATTGAGTTGCTCGCAGGTGCGCTCATCCATCATCTTTGACGTCTCCGGAAAAAGACGGGAAATCGATTCGTACTCGCCTTCAGGGTCAGGCCGCCCCCCTAAACGGTCGCAACGGCCGTGCGCCCGAAGCAAACTCGAAAGACCTGGGAAGCGAGTTCGAACGGTCCGTCTCAGGCGAACTTAAAGAATTCCCCGCGCTCGGCGATCCCACACACACCTCTATCTACCCGCCCCCCGAAAGGGCCGATTCGAGGCATCACTTTTCCCGAGCCGCGGCTAAGGGCGCATTAGGGACCCTGGAGATCAGAAGCAGCCCCACGGCGGCCATGACCGCGTTGATGGCGAACGCCTGTTGGTAACTGCCGGTCGCATCCCGTAACAACCCGCTGACCCAGTGCACTACTATGGCTCCCAGGCCGTAGAACGGCGTCCAGGCTCCCACCACGGTACCGATGACTTGTTTGGGATAATAGTCTCCCGCGCATGCACCATACATGGGAAAGGTCACGCCGTAGAACATTCCTGCCATAGCCACCAACAGAAACAACAGGCTCCAGGAATGCCCGACGAACAACACGCCTACCAGCAAGGCGGTGATGACGGAGTTCGAAAGGAAAATGGTCTTCTTACGCCCGAGAACGTCGGACAACGGCAACACCGTCAGAACGCCCGCCACTTGGCAGACGCCGTGAATGGTCGCCAGCAGGCTCGCTTTCTCGAGAGGCATGCCCATTTCGTATTTGGCGTAATCCACCATAAAGGTGGTAATGCCGTATAGGCCATAGGAAATGCAGAAATAGGAGGCGCCGATCAACCAGAACGTCCTCTGATTGAACACCTCGGATACCAGAGATATCTTGGTCCGTGCCGGAGGGCCCGCTTTGCCGGCAACCGTGTCGTCCGGTTTTCCCCAGGGTTTGTATCCGGCGGATTCGGGATCGTTTCTCAAGAGCAGGAAGTTTACGACAACCATGACCAGGGCCGCGGCTCCCAAAAAGTACCAGGCGTACCTCCAGTTGAAATGCAGCACGATCGAGGGGAAGACCGCCCCCAGAGTGGCGAATCCGAGACCGTAGCCCGTGGAAAGGATGCCCAGCGCCAATCCCCTCCGAGCGGGAACGAACCATCGCTGAACCACCGTGATGACGGACGCCCACATACCCGTGGCCCCCAGTCCCACGATGGCGAAAAACAGGCAGGAGGTCCACAGGGTGTCGGTGGTTCCCATCAGCAGCACGCCCACTCCCAGAATGAAGGCGCAGGCCGTTATGACCATGCGCGCCCCGATCCGGTCCGTCAGGTAGCCGGTCAAAGGAGTCACGGCAATATAGGCGAACAGGTAGGAATTGTAGATCGAACCTCCGGCCGTCCGGCTGAAACCCAGGTCCCGGATCATTTCCGGCAGCACCACCCCGTAGCCGAGACGGACCGAGTAGTTGATAAACAGGTTCACAAAACAGGTGGCCAGAATCACCCAGGCCCAATGAAAGCCGCGTCTGTCCTCCACAAAACCTCCCGGCCGCTGCAATTATCTGGTCCTATAGATTGGTCTGAGAGACACGTTGGAAATCCCGCCGAAGCCGGGACTAGACTCCCTTCAAACGTGCCGGGCTTGACCGAACCGCCTTCAGCGGAGCGGCCGCTCAGTGAGTCACCATTAAATAAAGTGTAACCACGAGCTGAACAATGGACACGTTGAGTATCGACAAAAGGATCAACTTCGAGATCGCCGTATCGAATTCGGGTCGCTCTTTTACGAGAAAATGGGTGTGGATGCCAAAGGCAAACAGACCGCCGAAACTCAGGATCAGTGAAAAAACCAGTCCGGCGACTGAAGCACGGGAAACCAGCACCAGTCCGTACAGAATAAACAGCAACAAGGGAAAATGCATGAGCAGGAAACCGGCTTCGCCTCCCGGCAGGCCAAACAGTTCCCATTCCTTCCAATAGGCGGAATCGATTTCGTGATTGATCAGTAACACCGCATTAATCAGGTACAGCCAGAACAGAAATTCCGCCATAAGGGACTCCTCATCAGCACCGAACAGGCTCCGGAGAAACGTTTTGAAGCGGTCCTCGCACCAGGGTTGCAGCGTTCCCGCGTTGTAGCCGGCGGCAAGTATCGGTTGGGCCTCAGCCCGGTGTGCAGATCTCCATGGAAGCACATGATATATCACATTGATCTTTTGTTCCAGAGATTCCAGACTCCTTTCTCTCGGATTCTTCCTGGTCCGGTCGAGATAACGAGCGATACACATACGAAACCTGGCCCAAGCATGCATCAGTAGAGCGGCGGATTATTTGACAAGAAGGAATCACCTGTTTGACAGGAGTTTAAGAATTACACCGTCAGAATAGTCCGAAAAGTAAATAAAAGCAAAGGGTTAAGCTTAAATCGTTTGTAAGACCCCTCCGTCGTCGACCTGGAAGCCGAAGGCGGCCAGGATTTAGGCCTGGATGTCGTTCGGTTGTTCCATCATGTGGAGGGGTTTTCGTTTTGTCGGACTGAAGCAGAGTCAGGAATGGAGTTTTTGCATCCGCTGCATGACGGTTGAGGCGGAGAGAGAAAGGCCGGCGCGCTGTAATCGGAGTTCGATCATTCGGAGGTAGGTGAGAGCGACAACGCAGGTCAGGATATGGCGCCGGATTCTCCCGGTCCGCCCTATGGCGGACCGGGAACAGGGACACCTGGTCCTTGGTCTGCCGGAACGCTTTCTCCACCATGTACCGATCCAGGCTGGCCCGTGCAATCTCATCCGTGCTCCAATCCATATTATCCGTCACGATGATATTCTTTCCGAATCGATTAATGGTTCTTCCGATCCGATAGAAATTCTTACGGAATCCCATAGCCGCCGACTCGAACGCCCAGGTCCGTAGGAAAAATCGTTTTCCGGCAAAGGGAAAGTACTTGTCCTTGTCCGAGGGTCTTTCCAAGCGGTCACCCTCTTCTTTCTCCCATGCATTAACCCGCCATCCCCTTGATGTTGGTTGAGAAAAGAATCCGACTGGAAATCTACTCCCCCCTCGATGCGTCAAATTCCATTTGACAGCCGAAAGCAGAGGGTGATACATTTTTTATTAATAGAATAATTTCCTATTCTTCTTTGTTTCATTTTTCTCAGTTCTATTTCTTCCTCCTTATTTCTCTTTCCAGAGTTTCTGTTTCTTCTTGCTTATTCCTCGACACCCACCTGGGTGCGGAACCGAGACGGTCGGGTTGACAAGACATACGTTAACGGGCGGAAAAACGCGGGTCGGACGCCCTACCCCCATCCCCGAAGGGACAGCGAGGGACCCGAGGCAGGTCGAGTCGCGTGAATGGCGGGGAAGCCGGAACCCTCCGGCGACAGGCTGCAGGGGTAGCGACCGCTTACGTTGGTTCGAGTTCGTCGTCCTCAACAGAAACCAGCAGGAGGGAGCATGAGCACGTTGCAGGTAACGATTGCGCCTCGGCCCGCCGTCGAGGTACCCGCCGGCGCCGGCCCGATCTTCGTCGATGCCGTGTACAGCCGCAAGATCGAGGGCAGAGCCGGTTCGGGCGTTTCCGACCTGCCCGGCACGATCCAGGAGACTTTGCGGCTTAACCTGGGAGCCAACCTCGAGGGCTCCTTTACGCTCCCCGAGGTGGCCCCGGGGTCGCCCGTCGAGTTGTGCTTCCTTGGCCCAAACGGCTCGGTACGCCTCAAGAAATCGGCGCAGCCGGGAGACTCCGAGCGGCTCGCGGTGGATCTCGACAAGGCCGAGGTCATTGCCGTCACCACACCCGATCCGCAGCCGGAACCGTCGACGCCTCGACTCGATCGCCGCGCCTATTTCGTCCCGGTGAGCGACGTTCGAGTGCCGTTCGAGGCATCGACGCTGCAGGTTGCGCCGATCACGGTTTCCGGCGGCGGCTGGGAGATGCTTGGCCTTGACCAACTCTTCAAAGCCGATTCGCCGGCCACCTCCTCGATGCAGTTTCCGGTGGAGAGCTGGAGCGGGGCCGGGGCGATTGCCCTGACCTCGGTCCATCTCGGGATCGACGGGCAGTTCGCTTTCTCGGTCGTGAAGGGGGCGGGAGACGCATGGCTTTGGTGGCTCACGGGGCCGCTCCCGGCCATCGGCGTGGTGATTGACGACCTTGCAGCGGTCCGGGCAGTCCGCATCGGCGTGGTGCTGCCTCCGTTCGCCGGAGCCGCCCCTTCGGCCGAGGAGCCGGGCCGCGTACCCCGCGACGTGACGGAGTCGGAGCTCGCCGCCAATCCCGAGATGTATACCGAGGATCCCGGCGAGTTCTGCAAGCCGTTCAAGAACCCCGAGCGCGTGCTGGGCGAGCGAAGCTTTTTTGTCATTCTGCGTGCCGAGCAGCCGGTCATCAGCGCCCAAGCCTCGGTCGTGGTCGATCCGATTCCGACGCTGGCGTATGAGGCAAAGGCGGCGACAGCGAGCTTCAGCGCGGCCGGCGCACGCGACACCACGGGCGCGGCGCGTACGCCGGCAGGCTCGGTCGTTTCCGACACCGCCGACGTTTCCTTCTTCCGCCACGCCCTTCCGACCCCCTACATCGACATGCTGCTGCGCTTCCATCGCGGACGGACGGGGATGGACGCCGCCCATCCCGTCCAGTGGGAAAGCGATGCGAGCCGATACCAGGCGACGACGGTCGCTCGGGGTCACATCCTTGAATACCGGATGCGGTGGCGGTCGAACGGGTACTCGCTCGGCACCGTGGCCAAATCGCTCACCCTCGCGCCACGGCAGACGAAGCGCATCCAGAAGATCGAATGGCAGCGTTCCGAGATCAGCCGTCGCACGGAGACTACGCAGCTCACCGATCGCGTATCCGATGCCGTCCTCCAATCACGAGACTATGACGATGCCGTCCAAGCCAATCTCTCCGAATGGTCGCGCGGCCGGTCGGAGTCGTCGATGTCTGCCGCGGCCGGCGGCTTCGGCTTCGCCGGCGGCGGCTTCGTTATCGGCGGTGGCGGCGGAGGCAGCAACGCCGAGAGTTCGTCGTCCCAGGAGGGCGGACGCCGCACGGCCGCTAACGAGCAGCAGCGGCTCCGCGATTCGATCCGCCGCTACGGCGATGCGCTGCGAAAGCTCGAGAGCATGGTCGTCAGCGAGGTAACCCAGGAAGAGACGACGACCGGCACGACCGAGCTCGTCCGAAACCGGAACTACGGGCACTCGCTGACGGTCATCTATTACCAGATCTTGCGGCATCTCAAGATCGAGACGGACATCGCCGGCGTTCGCGAATGCCTCTTCGTGCCCTTCGCCATTCGGCCTTTTACGATCCCGCGAGCCTATCGCTGGCGTGATCTCATCAGCATGGGTCTGCGAGATCGGCGCCAGGCGGCGGCGATCGAATACCTCAAGGACGTGGTCACCAATTTCGCAAGCTCCGACGTGCCGCCGGGCAGGCGTTCCGATCAGCCGATCCGGTACGTCTTCGGCTCGCTCTTTGTGCAGCTCGCCATCGACCGTCCGAAGGACAAGGAAGATGGCAGCTTTGATCCGATCACCTGGGTGGTCCTGCACCCGTTCCTCGGCTCGCCTGCGCTCTCGGTCTACTCGAAGCTAAAAGCGCTGAGCGAGGCTCTGCGCGACGCGGCTTTCCAGAGAGACGAGGCGCCGACCATCGCCGCGAGTTGGATCAACACGTTGAAGATCCAAGTCGGCGGAGTCGCCGTCCCTCTGCCGGCCGACTTCACCCTCGCGACGCGCTACCAGTTCAACCGCGTCGTCCGAGTCGACTTCACCATCCCGATCCCCGCCGGCCTCACGCCGGTCACGCGCGAGCTGATGTCGTCGATCCGCATCACGGCGACGAAGGACCTGCCTCCGGGCTCAATCGCCAATTTACAGAGTCTCACCTTCACTTACGAGACCGATCAGTTCAAATATACGATCAGCGCCAGCCAGGGCGCTGGCGACCTTGTGGTCGTCGAGACCGGGGTGCGCGACACGGCGGGCGCGACGGTCGCGACGATCCCCGACGCGTGGGAGCGCCGTGATGTTCGCGCCGAGATGACGGCCGCAGTGCAGAACCTCGTAGAGCACCTCAACGAGCACGTTGAGTACTACCACAAGCTCATTTGGTGGTATATGGACCGCGACAGGCTCTTCATGCTGATCGACGGTTTCTTTGCGCCCGGCGCCAACGGTGTCAGCATCGCCTCGGTGGTGGAGCGCGACCCGATCGCGATCATCGGCAATGCCGTGGTCTTCCGCGTCTCGGCCGGCTCCTTCCTCGGGTTAGGCAACCTCAAGACGCCCGCCGACCTTTTCAACTACTACGTCTCGCGCGATGCGATCTCCGAGCCAATGCTCATGAGTCTGCCGACCGATGGGCTCTACGCGCAGACGCTGATGGACGAGTGCACGGCGCTCGAGGAACACTTCGGCAACACCGACTGGGTCTTTAACGACCCCGACCCCGAACTCGGCACCATCGCGCCCGAGCTCCTAGCGAGCCGCCGCGCCGAGCCGGTGAGCACCACGCCGACGCCCTTCCCTCAAACCATCATCAACCTCCAGAACGCGCCGGAGATGCCGGCCCCGAGCGGCCTCGCCGGCGCCCTCGCAGCGGTCCAAAACGCCAACGCTTTCCGCGACATGGCGGGGCTTGCGGGCACACAAGCGAACGCCGCCGCCGGCTTCCAGGCTGCGGCGTCCCTCGCCTCGAGCTTCGGCGCTCAGGCTGCCGCCCTGAAGCTCGCCGAAGGCGCCAAGGACGCGCACACGACGCAAGCCGCCGATCAAAAGCTCGCCACTGTACAGCGCGCCGTGGACAAGAACCTCGTACCACAGGTCGACGCTCAGCAACACGCCTCGCGCATCCTCGAGGGGCTTCATTCCCCGACCCCTGTGGCGCCGCACCAGGATCCCGTCCTCTCTCGCGCCGTCTTCGCCGCATCAGGGCAACCCGGAAGCACGATCGAGGCCACGACCGCCGACGGGACGCTGCGCGTCGCACTCGGCGGAACCTCATCCGGCGCGCCCGGCGCCAGCGCCCCGACGGCGCCCCCGCCGGCGTCGATCCCCCCGGGCGCGGGGGCCCGCCAGGACGGCATCGACATCTACCAAGGCAACAACATGCCGACCATGGAGGCGATGAAGCAGGCGGGGATCCGTTTCGTCATCCACAAGTCCTCGGAGCGCACGAAGGGCGGCGGGATGATCGACGACGTCGAGTTCAAGACGCGCTGGGAGGCGACCGGCGCCGCCGGCGTCATCCGCGGCTCTTACCACTACTACCGCCATCTCAACGGGGCGGGCGGCGATGTGCCGGCCGCCCGGGTCGTCGCTCAGGTCGGGCGGCTGGTTCCGGGCGATCTCGCGCCGTCCCTCGATTTTGAGAACGACGCCGTGTCCACCGGGAGCGCAGAGCCGACCGCGCCCGCTTGGCGCACCGAGATCGAGGCTTTCCTGGACGCGATCGAGACGAAGCTGGGGCGGACGCCTCTCATCTACACAAGCGTCTCGGCCTGGGACGGCCACATCACCAACAACGCGAATTTCCAGGCCGTTGACTTCGCCCGCTTCAAGGACTATCCGCTGTGGGTGAAGCACTATTTCGGGCCGCGTTTCGTCACGGTTCCGGACCCGGCTAACCCGGGAGCAACGATCCAACTTGACCTCGACACGCCGCCGGCCCCACTCACGGCGTCTTTCCGCCGGGCTGCCGCCGACCGGGCGGATGACCAGTACCGGCAGCGCCAGACGCTGCAGCCCGCGATCCCGCTACCTTGGACCGATTTCGCCATCCTTCAGTATAGCCCTTACACGCCCGGCGTGCTCCTCAACAACCGGCCCTTTAATGAGATGTCCGTCGACGTAGACGTGTCTCAGGGCGGACTCCACTCCCTGCGCGGCCTCGCCGACCTCGGGCGAACCTCCCCCCACATGGTCGGCAACCTACCCTGCATCGCCTACACCGAGGCCGACGGGAAGCTCTACCTCCTCGAATTCGTCAGCGGGGTCTGGCGCAGCATCGATGTCCTCCCGAGTGCCCCCACCGCGCCGCTCGCCGCAGGCGACCCCGCCGCGATCGGCCTCGGCAACGAGCAGGTCATCGTCTACCGCGGCCAGGACTCCCGCATCTACGCCCTCAGCCGCTCTCTCACCGATTCGAGCGGCAACTGGACCGTCGCCGACATCACCGGCAGCGCGGCGGTAGGCGATCCCTTCGTAGCTGCCAGCGGCGGCGACCTACACGTCTTGTATTGGGACCGCTTCGACAACCATGCGCATCTCTCCCGGACCGCCGGCGCCTGGCACGCCGAGCGGCTCGCGGTTGGGGTAGCGGCAGGGGCCGCCGTTGCCTACGAGCACGGTAACGCGCTGCACGCCGTTTCGCGCGCCGGCGGTGACGGACACCTCTTCGACCTGAACCCCGCCATGGTTGACCTCACGGCCACCGCGCGTGACGCGCAGAATCAGCCGCCCCCTGTTGCGACCTACCGCCCGGCCGCTTACACCCCCGCCGGCCAGGCGACCCGCATCGTGTTCCGCGCACTGCGAGGGCCGATCTGGCAGATCGAGCGGGACACGCTCCGGGCCCGGAACCTCTCCGCTCTCGCGGTGAAGGCGACGGGCGACGGCGCCGGGACACCGGGCGCCCCCAACGCCGCCGGTAGCCCGACTGCGGTCGCGACCGACACCCAGCGGGTCTTCTACCGCGCGGTCGACGGCGCCATCATCGAGATCTTCGACGACGCAGGCACGGTGAAATGGCGCGAGGTTTGCGCCTCGGCCGCCGCCGACCCCACTGCTTTCGTGACCCCGACCGGACCCCAGGTCACCTTCCGCGGCCAGGACGGCTCCATCCGCCTCTCCCGCCTGGAGAATGACGCCTGGGTCTGCGAGCATGCCACTAGGACGATGTCGCCCTCGCCCTCGGGCGGCGGCTTGACGCCGGGGATCCCGGTGTAGATCGCCACCGCCGGCGGCAGGCCTCGACCGCCATCGATAGGGGCAATGGCCTTACCTCCGGGCCGAGCCGGCATGGCTCGACCCGGAGGCTAGAGTTGGGGGGATGGTCTGTGGAAAAGGAAGAAAAGGAAGGGGTCAGGTCTTCTCTTGGCTCTTGCCCAACAGATTCCTGAGTTTATCAACCCGTTTTCGCACGTCTGGGTCTCTCGATATTTGGACGTTCATTCTTTCAATTACACTACTCACGGAACTGTATTTGTGCATGTCAAACTCTTTCCCTATCTCGTTCAAGCCGGCTCCCCTCAGCCGCCTCATCAGGTAAATGGCCATGTTTCTTGGCTCGTTGAAAACACCTCTCTTTGAAACCATCAACCGGTTCTCGTCCACCTGGTAGAACGCGCACACCACTTGCTTGATTCGCTCGGGTTCGGGGGCCAGGTCCCGCGACTGGGAAACTTCATCATGGGTCTTCCCCGGGAAGAACCGTTCCTTGATTTGACCGATAAAACCTTCCGAGCCCAGAATCGAGGGCCACTTCTTCTGATTAAATACACCGAGTAGGGTCGCCTGGTCTTCCAAACGCATAAAATTCCGGTACGCCTCCAACCTGCCCCGCGGCCGGGCTGAAAGCATCGACAGGACATACGCCTTGTGGAGCCAGCTCCATCCCTTGGCGCGCGAGAGATATCCCCTGTGGCTGCTCCACTTGTATGCTTCCAATCGATCAACCAATTCGGCCCTCAACGGATTCCGGTGAATATAGCGGACCAGTTGCAGCAGGTAGCTGTCGGCGTCCAAAAGAATCGATTTGTATCGGCCCCGAAACAGCGGTCCGTCAAACTGGTGGAGACGATTGAATCGCTGCGTGTACACCCCGTCGATGTGCCTCATGCAGCGGGATATGTTGGCTTCAGGCGTCTGCACGAGCAGGTGATAATGGGTGGGCATGAGGCAATAGGCGGCAACTCGCAAATTCCACAGTTCAGAGGCTTCCTTGAGGAGGGAAGTAAACGCTGCATAATCCGGCCGGCCCGTAAAAACGGGCTCGCCTCTTCTCCCCCGGTTCATCACGTGATGCCAGGCGCCGGGATATTCGATTCGCAGCGGTCGTGACATGTTGCAAATCCTACGATGAATGCGCAGTAAGAGTCAAGAGTAGATTTGACCCCTTATTAACGGTTGCGCATCGGACGGATTTGCGATAACTATGGAAATTCCGGGACGGTGGATGCGTGCGGAAGATTCCCCAAGCGCAATGGTGGACGGATACAACTTTGGTATGGATTGTTGCAGCCGGACTGCAACTCCCGGTAGCCCCGAACTTCACAGATACAAGGACCACCGGCCGTGGGAGTGGATCGAGAGCAAAAGAGAAAACGGAAACGCGAAGAAAAGCGAAAGGTCCGCCGCCGAGAGCTGGATCGCATCGCTCGCAGGGGAAAAGAGCAGGACCTTGACTTCCTTGCATATCAAGATCTAATGGCCGGAAATCATCGATCGGCCTTGGCTCTATCCATCAAGCGACTCAAAATGGAGACACCCAGCCCATACGCGTGGGAAATCGCGGTCATGTGCGCCCGCAAGTTGGGCGAAACATCCACGCTCTTTACGCTGTTGCGACAAGCCTGGGAACAGGGGCGGCTGGTTACAAAGCTGGACTGCCTTCAGCTGGGAGAACTGGCTTTCCAAAACAAGTCATACGCCCTCGCGCAAGAAGT
This genomic stretch from Deltaproteobacteria bacterium harbors:
- a CDS encoding MFS transporter, producing MEDRRGFHWAWVILATCFVNLFINYSVRLGYGVVLPEMIRDLGFSRTAGGSIYNSYLFAYIAVTPLTGYLTDRIGARMVITACAFILGVGVLLMGTTDTLWTSCLFFAIVGLGATGMWASVITVVQRWFVPARRGLALGILSTGYGLGFATLGAVFPSIVLHFNWRYAWYFLGAAALVMVVVNFLLLRNDPESAGYKPWGKPDDTVAGKAGPPARTKISLVSEVFNQRTFWLIGASYFCISYGLYGITTFMVDYAKYEMGMPLEKASLLATIHGVCQVAGVLTVLPLSDVLGRKKTIFLSNSVITALLVGVLFVGHSWSLLFLLVAMAGMFYGVTFPMYGACAGDYYPKQVIGTVVGAWTPFYGLGAIVVHWVSGLLRDATGSYQQAFAINAVMAAVGLLLISRVPNAPLAAAREK
- a CDS encoding transposase, coding for MSRPLRIEYPGAWHHVMNRGRRGEPVFTGRPDYAAFTSLLKEASELWNLRVAAYCLMPTHYHLLVQTPEANISRCMRHIDGVYTQRFNRLHQFDGPLFRGRYKSILLDADSYLLQLVRYIHRNPLRAELVDRLEAYKWSSHRGYLSRAKGWSWLHKAYVLSMLSARPRGRLEAYRNFMRLEDQATLLGVFNQKKWPSILGSEGFIGQIKERFFPGKTHDEVSQSRDLAPEPERIKQVVCAFYQVDENRLMVSKRGVFNEPRNMAIYLMRRLRGAGLNEIGKEFDMHKYSSVSSVIERMNVQISRDPDVRKRVDKLRNLLGKSQEKT